The Gemmatimonadota bacterium genome has a window encoding:
- a CDS encoding nucleotidyltransferase domain-containing protein: METTPSTVERKFESALASFVSKAREDRHILAAILFGSLSADRVWEKSDIDLIVVTRDDKDLFRRDSRDDDEVSEGAALLENDVYIHVFMQPRSAFRKMIEGGLQSSFMHSALARSRLLFTHDETIRELYDGIQALHARDRQVQLMHAASHVIPTLYKAEKWFHVRHDLHYAFLYIMLCVSSLAKIEVFMHGQLAGREVIQQAMELNPGFFKTVYSDLIDQPKTEVLVGEALGLIDAYLVERLPSLFQPILDYLAEEGSARSVTEIETYFDNQMNLRGVTTVCEWLADKDVISRVSSPLRLTLKSNVEYEELGFYYYRG, encoded by the coding sequence ATGGAAACCACACCCTCGACGGTTGAACGGAAATTCGAGTCGGCCCTCGCGTCTTTCGTGAGCAAGGCGCGGGAAGACCGGCACATCCTGGCGGCGATTCTCTTCGGCAGCCTATCCGCCGACCGGGTATGGGAGAAATCCGATATCGACCTGATCGTCGTCACCCGGGACGACAAGGACCTGTTCCGTCGGGATAGCAGGGATGACGACGAGGTGTCCGAAGGCGCCGCGCTCCTGGAGAACGACGTGTATATCCACGTGTTCATGCAGCCGCGCTCGGCGTTCAGGAAGATGATCGAAGGTGGACTGCAAAGCTCGTTCATGCACTCGGCCCTGGCCAGAAGCCGCCTGCTCTTCACCCACGACGAGACGATCCGCGAACTGTACGACGGCATTCAGGCGTTGCATGCGAGAGACCGACAGGTCCAGCTCATGCACGCGGCATCGCACGTGATACCCACCCTGTACAAGGCGGAGAAATGGTTTCACGTCCGGCACGATCTGCACTATGCGTTTCTCTATATCATGTTGTGCGTGAGCAGTCTCGCGAAGATCGAGGTTTTCATGCACGGCCAGCTTGCCGGTCGCGAAGTCATCCAGCAGGCAATGGAACTCAATCCGGGGTTTTTCAAGACGGTGTATTCGGACCTGATCGACCAGCCGAAGACCGAGGTGCTGGTGGGTGAAGCGCTCGGACTGATCGATGCCTATCTCGTGGAACGGCTGCCGTCCCTGTTCCAGCCCATTCTCGATTACCTCGCAGAGGAAGGATCGGCCCGGTCGGTCACGGAGATCGAGACTTATTTCGACAACCAGATGAATCTCAGGGGCGTTACGACCGTGTGTGAATGGCTCGCGGACAAGGACGTCATTTCCCGGGTATCCAGTCCGCTGCGGCTTACTTTGAAGAGCAACGTAGAGTACGAGGAACTCGGGTTCTACTACTACCGCGGGTGA
- the uvrA gene encoding excinuclease ABC subunit UvrA gives MSEIPVRPRTSAGPRTTILVQGAREHNLRDITVELPRNRLIVVTGLSGSGKSSLAFDTIYAEGQRRYMESLSSYARRFIQQVGKPDVDYLFGLSPVISIEQKTVARNPRSTVGTMTDVSSYLNLLFATISRAGCPYCGRDLPIKTAVQILDELLSLPEGTEVELRAPVSRIYGEDLDFLFAEIRKKGYRRMVINDTTVDISGEVDVDESGDLRMEVIVDRFVLKPGVEKQLVKGIQDALVAGDQFLRIHVAACGRKRDAERFYASFGCREHHIAVGDLAPDYFQFNNPTSACRTCLGLGTYMVVHRDLLVPDKSLSIRDGCFVKDAFNYKPDTWSGRVMYSLSVHMGFSLDTPFRALPTPVQDVLFDGTPEKFPLLAPPDAKEPDHKLLGKPWGFGGIGKGIERNYKRYRQKQVASSGMEAWLEKVMVERVCPDCKGSRLKETRHLFRINGRTVHDFGEVNFDELRAELEAIEPTGRQELAGRQVIREITGRLDLLLGIGLDYLNFNRRAGTLSGGEAQRIRLSTQIGSGLMGMLYVLDEPSIGLHPRDNVKMIRTLRQLRDLGNTVIVVEHDEETIRAADHIVEMGPGPGVHGGEVVVQGNLDDILHCAASPTGQYLSGARTIETPQARRGPTGKKLRIMGARENNLNDIDVEIPLGQFVCVTGASGSGKSTLINEVLFKKLYNQLYDSRVLAGDHDLLEGVEHIKHVINIDQSPIGRNARSNPATYIGFYDQIRTLFSKTDEAVSRGYRPGRFSFNVAEGRCAECNGEGTITTQLYFMPDVEVPCEACKGARYNSETLEVTYRGKTIADVLNMSVEEGVTFFEERPSIAKKIGTLDQLGLGYLTLGQSATTLSGGEAQRIKLASELGKLRRGSHILYILDEPTTGLHLADIVHLLSSLNRLIEAGHSVVVIEHHLDVIKTADHIIDLGPEGGHSGGEVIATGTPEEVAGIDASYTGRFLRDHLSHVQRATA, from the coding sequence ATGTCTGAAATCCCGGTCCGGCCGCGAACATCCGCCGGACCCCGCACGACGATCCTGGTCCAGGGCGCCCGGGAGCATAACCTCCGGGACATCACCGTAGAACTGCCGCGCAACCGGTTGATCGTAGTAACGGGGCTTTCCGGATCGGGGAAATCGTCCCTGGCCTTCGATACCATCTACGCGGAAGGCCAGCGGCGATACATGGAGTCGCTTTCCTCCTATGCCCGCCGGTTCATCCAGCAGGTGGGCAAGCCGGACGTGGATTATCTCTTCGGTCTTTCTCCCGTCATTTCCATCGAGCAGAAGACCGTCGCGCGCAACCCGCGCTCCACCGTGGGCACCATGACCGATGTCAGCAGTTACCTGAACCTGCTGTTCGCCACGATCAGCCGCGCCGGTTGTCCCTATTGCGGCCGCGACCTTCCGATCAAGACCGCCGTGCAGATCCTCGACGAGTTGCTGTCGCTGCCCGAAGGCACCGAAGTGGAACTGCGCGCGCCGGTATCCCGGATCTATGGCGAGGACCTCGACTTTCTCTTCGCGGAAATCCGGAAGAAGGGGTACCGCCGCATGGTGATCAACGATACGACCGTGGACATCAGCGGCGAGGTCGATGTCGATGAATCCGGTGACCTGCGCATGGAGGTGATCGTCGACCGGTTCGTCCTGAAGCCCGGCGTAGAGAAACAGCTGGTCAAGGGGATACAGGACGCCCTGGTCGCCGGGGACCAGTTCCTCAGGATCCACGTGGCGGCCTGCGGCAGGAAGCGCGACGCCGAACGGTTTTACGCGTCCTTCGGTTGCCGGGAACATCACATCGCGGTAGGCGACCTGGCGCCGGACTACTTCCAGTTCAACAATCCGACCAGCGCGTGCCGGACCTGTCTCGGACTCGGCACGTACATGGTCGTGCACCGGGACCTGCTGGTACCGGACAAGTCGCTGAGCATCCGGGACGGCTGTTTCGTCAAGGACGCCTTCAATTACAAGCCGGATACCTGGTCCGGGCGGGTCATGTACAGCCTTTCGGTGCACATGGGATTCAGCCTCGATACACCTTTTCGTGCACTACCTACACCTGTCCAGGATGTGCTGTTCGACGGCACGCCGGAGAAATTCCCCCTGCTGGCGCCGCCCGACGCGAAGGAGCCCGATCACAAGCTGCTCGGGAAGCCATGGGGATTCGGCGGGATCGGCAAGGGCATCGAGCGGAACTACAAGCGGTACCGGCAGAAGCAGGTCGCCAGTTCGGGCATGGAAGCCTGGCTCGAAAAGGTCATGGTGGAGCGGGTGTGCCCCGACTGCAAGGGATCCCGGCTCAAGGAAACGCGCCACCTGTTCCGGATCAACGGCCGTACGGTCCACGATTTCGGGGAGGTTAATTTCGACGAACTCCGCGCCGAGTTGGAAGCCATCGAACCCACGGGACGACAGGAACTGGCCGGCCGGCAGGTGATCCGGGAGATTACCGGCCGGCTCGACCTGCTGCTGGGCATCGGCCTGGACTACCTCAACTTCAACCGCCGCGCCGGCACCCTTTCGGGCGGCGAAGCGCAGCGCATCCGGCTTTCCACGCAGATTGGGTCGGGCCTGATGGGCATGTTGTACGTGCTGGACGAACCGAGCATCGGGCTCCATCCCCGCGACAATGTGAAGATGATCCGCACGCTCAGGCAGCTTCGCGATCTCGGCAACACGGTCATCGTGGTGGAACACGACGAGGAGACCATCCGGGCGGCCGACCACATCGTGGAAATGGGGCCGGGACCGGGCGTGCACGGCGGAGAGGTGGTGGTGCAGGGCAATCTCGACGATATCCTGCACTGTGCCGCGTCGCCTACCGGCCAGTATCTCTCGGGCGCGCGGACCATCGAGACCCCGCAGGCACGACGCGGGCCTACCGGAAAGAAACTGCGCATCATGGGCGCGCGGGAGAACAACCTCAACGATATCGACGTCGAGATTCCCCTGGGACAGTTCGTCTGCGTGACCGGTGCATCCGGATCCGGGAAAAGTACACTGATCAACGAAGTGCTGTTCAAGAAGCTGTACAACCAGCTGTACGACAGCCGCGTGCTCGCGGGGGACCACGACCTGCTGGAAGGTGTCGAGCACATCAAGCACGTTATCAACATTGACCAGTCGCCCATCGGCCGGAACGCCCGTTCGAACCCGGCCACCTACATCGGGTTCTACGACCAGATCAGAACGCTCTTTTCGAAAACGGACGAGGCGGTATCGCGCGGATACCGGCCCGGCCGGTTCAGCTTCAACGTGGCCGAGGGACGCTGCGCCGAATGCAACGGAGAGGGCACGATCACCACCCAGCTTTACTTCATGCCGGACGTGGAGGTGCCTTGCGAGGCCTGCAAGGGCGCCCGGTACAACTCGGAAACGCTGGAAGTGACCTACCGGGGCAAGACCATCGCCGACGTGTTGAACATGTCTGTCGAAGAGGGGGTCACCTTCTTCGAGGAAAGGCCTTCCATCGCGAAGAAGATCGGGACGCTGGATCAACTGGGCCTGGGTTACCTCACACTGGGCCAGTCCGCCACCACCCTCTCCGGGGGCGAAGCCCAGCGCATCAAGCTGGCGAGCGAACTGGGGAAGCTTCGACGAGGCAGCCATATCCTGTACATCCTGGACGAACCCACCACCGGGCTGCACCTGGCCGACATTGTCCATCTGCTTTCCAGCCTGAACCGGCTGATTGAAGCCGGACACAGCGTCGTGGTGATCGAGCACCATCTCGACGTGATCAAAACGGCCGACCACATCATCGACCTGGGGCCCGAAGGCGGCCACAGCGGCGGTGAAGTCATCGCCACCGGCACGCCAGAAGAGGTGGCGGGTATCGACGCATCCTACACCGGCCGGTTTCTCCGGGACCATTTGAGCCATGTCCAACGCGCAACCGCATAA
- a CDS encoding DNA polymerase II, whose product MSNAQPHNSAGGAAADPAKAASAPGGEAAAPARETAADEVGYLLHVFHRAENGRDVICGVGKLHNGQTFQFMDDRVSPTLYVRVSEQSEFDARLRSDGISARVVPSEYTTMDGEPVAGIQFGRVRDQRNLVKSLEVQQTRTYEGDIPFARQYLIGRGLRGGVRISGAWTSGDLVDRVYANPELEPEYWEPAFSVLALDIETDPEATTIYAVGLVLSGTDGGMDSEEIHMVGEPAAGDPSHLVCWPDEASMLRGLSSRVLEMDPDLITGWNLVDFDLQVLQRRFRDLNVPFQLGRTDDTSWYRSGEVWGGSTMVIHGRQILDALHLLRGTLQRFEDYRLDTVANAILGRGKLLEDDEGSSRAEKITEVYREDRATFCAYCLEDARLVLDILEAEGLINLTLRRGLLTGLPLERAWVSVAAFDNIYINALHQRGMVAPTTGVDRTPGAGAPGGLIIPAKAGLYRNVFVFDFKSLYPSIIRTFNIDPLAHIEGQEGGFLEAPNGARFSRTPGILPSMLEQFFKRREEARTTGDELASFTYKIVMNSFYGVLASASCRFAAPQLAGAITEFGHYILKWCRDELEKDGYEVLYGDTDSVFVDLDPADSSESDRATDMGRKVCDRINARLAAHVRERYGVASYLELELEKCYHRFLLPSMRGDIERGRAKGYAGLRHETDGDRVEIVGMEAVRRDWTDLAHRLQGVLLDRVFHDVPGAEIEEEIYHWVQEVRSGRRDELLVYRKNLRKPVESYTRSVPPHVKAARLMDNPTGVIRYVITLDGPQPEGRITAPIDYGHYVEKQIRPIVTTVAHAYELDVEAALSGRLSLFGNALNTPQYESGRPEVPS is encoded by the coding sequence ATGTCCAACGCGCAACCGCATAACAGCGCCGGCGGCGCAGCAGCCGATCCCGCCAAGGCAGCATCCGCTCCCGGCGGGGAGGCCGCCGCACCCGCCAGGGAGACCGCGGCGGATGAGGTGGGGTACCTGCTCCACGTGTTCCATCGGGCGGAGAACGGCCGGGATGTGATCTGCGGGGTCGGAAAACTCCATAACGGCCAGACATTCCAGTTCATGGACGACCGGGTTTCGCCCACGCTCTATGTCCGGGTGTCGGAACAATCGGAGTTCGACGCCCGGCTCCGCTCCGACGGGATTTCCGCCCGGGTGGTCCCATCGGAATACACCACGATGGACGGCGAACCCGTGGCGGGCATCCAGTTCGGGCGCGTGCGCGATCAGCGCAACCTGGTCAAGAGTCTGGAGGTCCAACAGACGCGGACTTACGAAGGCGATATCCCCTTCGCCAGGCAGTACCTGATCGGACGAGGCCTTCGGGGCGGGGTGAGGATCAGTGGCGCCTGGACATCCGGCGACCTGGTCGACCGGGTCTATGCCAACCCCGAACTTGAGCCGGAGTACTGGGAACCCGCTTTCAGCGTGCTGGCCCTGGATATCGAAACGGACCCCGAAGCGACCACCATCTACGCCGTGGGCCTGGTACTGTCGGGTACAGACGGCGGGATGGATTCGGAAGAAATACACATGGTCGGCGAACCGGCCGCCGGGGACCCCTCGCACCTGGTCTGCTGGCCCGACGAGGCGTCGATGCTGCGCGGCCTGTCGTCCCGCGTACTCGAAATGGATCCCGACCTGATCACGGGATGGAACCTGGTCGACTTCGACCTGCAGGTCCTGCAGCGACGCTTCAGGGACCTGAACGTGCCGTTTCAACTGGGGCGGACCGATGACACGTCCTGGTACCGGTCCGGGGAGGTGTGGGGCGGAAGCACCATGGTGATCCACGGCCGGCAGATCCTGGACGCCCTGCACCTGCTTCGCGGCACGCTGCAGCGGTTCGAGGACTACCGGCTGGACACCGTGGCCAACGCCATCCTGGGCAGGGGCAAGCTGCTGGAGGACGATGAGGGTAGTTCGCGGGCGGAAAAGATCACGGAGGTCTATCGCGAGGACCGGGCGACCTTCTGCGCCTACTGTCTCGAGGACGCGAGGCTGGTACTCGACATCCTGGAGGCGGAAGGACTGATCAACCTGACCCTGCGCAGGGGCCTGCTGACGGGCCTGCCGCTGGAACGGGCGTGGGTAAGCGTGGCCGCCTTCGACAACATCTACATCAACGCCCTGCACCAACGGGGCATGGTGGCGCCGACGACCGGCGTGGACCGCACTCCGGGGGCCGGTGCGCCGGGCGGTTTGATCATCCCCGCGAAAGCTGGGCTTTACCGAAACGTCTTCGTCTTCGACTTCAAGAGTCTTTACCCGTCCATCATCCGCACCTTCAACATCGATCCCCTGGCGCATATCGAGGGCCAGGAAGGGGGATTCCTCGAAGCCCCCAATGGCGCGCGGTTTTCCCGTACCCCGGGCATACTGCCTTCCATGCTGGAACAGTTTTTCAAGCGCCGCGAGGAGGCCAGGACTACCGGGGACGAACTCGCATCCTTTACCTACAAGATCGTCATGAATTCCTTCTACGGCGTACTGGCATCCGCTTCCTGCCGCTTCGCCGCGCCTCAACTGGCCGGTGCGATCACGGAATTCGGACACTACATCCTGAAGTGGTGTCGGGATGAGTTGGAGAAAGACGGTTACGAAGTGCTATACGGGGACACGGATTCGGTGTTCGTGGATCTCGACCCGGCGGACAGTTCGGAATCGGACCGGGCTACGGATATGGGGCGGAAGGTATGCGACCGGATCAATGCCCGTTTGGCCGCGCACGTGAGGGAACGGTACGGCGTGGCGTCTTACCTCGAACTGGAACTCGAAAAGTGCTACCACCGGTTCCTGCTGCCTTCCATGCGGGGCGACATCGAGCGCGGCAGGGCCAAGGGTTACGCGGGCCTGCGGCACGAGACCGATGGCGACCGCGTGGAAATCGTGGGCATGGAAGCCGTACGGCGGGACTGGACCGACCTGGCCCACCGGCTGCAGGGCGTGCTGCTCGACCGGGTATTTCACGACGTGCCCGGCGCCGAGATTGAAGAAGAGATCTACCACTGGGTCCAGGAGGTCCGCTCGGGCCGCCGGGACGAATTGCTCGTCTACCGGAAGAACCTGCGCAAGCCTGTCGAATCCTATACCCGTTCGGTGCCTCCCCACGTCAAGGCGGCGCGGCTCATGGACAATCCGACGGGTGTCATCCGGTACGTGATCACCCTTGACGGTCCGCAACCGGAGGGCCGGATCACCGCCCCCATAGACTACGGGCATTACGTCGAGAAGCAAATCCGGCCCATCGTCACGACGGTCGCCCACGCGTACGAACTGGACGTGGAGGCCGCCCTGTCCGGTCGGCTCAGTCTCTTCGGAAATGCCCTGAACACTCCGCAGTACGAATCGGGACGGCCTGAAGTCCCGTCCTAA
- a CDS encoding VOC family protein: protein MANPVMHFEIGCKNREETQAFYAGLFGWNMESHEHASMIDTGEDVGINGHISALGHEPHNYTLVYVQVDDLDAYVAKAEALGGASIVPPTEVPGMGHFAWIADNEGTFVGLWKPLES from the coding sequence ATGGCGAACCCCGTCATGCATTTCGAGATCGGATGCAAGAACAGAGAAGAAACCCAGGCCTTCTACGCCGGCCTGTTCGGGTGGAACATGGAGTCCCATGAACATGCCTCCATGATCGACACCGGGGAAGATGTAGGGATCAACGGTCATATTTCCGCCCTCGGTCACGAGCCGCACAACTACACGCTGGTCTATGTGCAGGTCGACGATCTGGACGCATACGTCGCGAAGGCCGAGGCACTGGGTGGAGCCTCCATCGTACCTCCAACCGAAGTACCGGGCATGGGCCACTTCGCGTGGATAGCGGACAACGAGGGAACGTTCGTCGGACTGTGGAAGCCCCTGGAATCGTAA
- a CDS encoding DNA-3-methyladenine glycosylase 2 family protein — MAYTVADRGTIIDFEATLDRYRRYGTDLANRFEAGVFSKVVRTAGGPCLLSLYRVEDRIELRLTPGDGAAQVDSPEIDTATGEASDTASFAAACVVSDEALDEAIAAAGKILGLSFPLQAFYAFASGDPVLATAVENNHGLRPNLQVDPFEMIVSSITAQQINLGFAYTVRSRLVAEFGEPHVFGGETHYAFPTPNRMAEVEPGDLLPLQFSRQKERYILNLARSIREGEIDLAGLAEKDDAAVEGELTALVGIGRWTADWFRARYLGRGNVIAAGDLAVKRSIERHYFDGERVSEERIRDFADRWGEYTNLAVQYLLADYGSGGT; from the coding sequence GTGGCCTATACCGTCGCGGACCGCGGTACGATCATCGACTTCGAGGCCACGCTCGATCGATACCGGCGGTACGGCACCGACCTTGCCAACCGGTTCGAGGCGGGCGTCTTCAGCAAGGTGGTCCGTACAGCCGGGGGACCGTGCCTTCTGTCCCTGTACCGCGTCGAAGACCGGATCGAATTGCGCCTGACGCCCGGGGACGGGGCTGCCCAGGTGGATTCCCCGGAGATCGACACGGCGACCGGCGAGGCGTCCGATACGGCGTCATTCGCGGCGGCCTGTGTGGTGTCCGACGAAGCGCTCGACGAGGCGATCGCGGCAGCCGGGAAGATCCTGGGCCTGTCCTTCCCTCTACAGGCCTTCTACGCGTTCGCGTCCGGGGACCCGGTCCTTGCCACCGCGGTGGAAAACAACCACGGCCTGCGTCCCAATCTGCAGGTCGACCCCTTCGAGATGATCGTGTCCTCGATCACGGCCCAGCAGATCAACCTGGGTTTTGCCTATACCGTTCGGAGCAGGCTCGTAGCCGAATTCGGCGAACCTCATGTGTTCGGCGGCGAAACCCACTATGCCTTTCCAACGCCCAACAGGATGGCCGAAGTGGAGCCCGGCGATCTGTTGCCGCTTCAGTTCTCGAGACAGAAGGAACGGTACATCCTGAACCTGGCGCGGTCCATTCGCGAGGGTGAGATCGATCTGGCCGGGCTGGCGGAGAAGGACGACGCGGCGGTTGAAGGGGAATTGACGGCCCTGGTTGGGATCGGGCGGTGGACGGCGGACTGGTTCCGCGCGCGTTACCTGGGCCGGGGAAACGTCATTGCCGCCGGCGATCTTGCGGTCAAACGGTCCATCGAACGGCACTACTTCGACGGAGAACGCGTTTCCGAGGAACGGATCCGGGATTTCGCGGACCGGTGGGGGGAATACACGAACCTGGCTGTACAGTACCTCCTGGCCGATTACGGTTCCGGCGGGACCTGA
- a CDS encoding glyoxalase produces MHNLKVSALRVFVPSKDYDDSTRFYEDLGFEVAWAADEVKEMRIEGFSFLLQNYYQKDWADNFMMQLKVSDLDAWWELIVEKDLVARYEGARARKPTVYPWGLREIHLIDPAGVLWHIAQDPD; encoded by the coding sequence GTGCATAACCTGAAAGTAAGCGCGCTCCGGGTCTTCGTCCCGTCAAAAGACTACGATGATTCTACCCGGTTCTACGAGGACCTCGGATTCGAAGTGGCCTGGGCCGCGGACGAAGTGAAGGAGATGCGCATCGAGGGATTCAGCTTCCTGCTCCAGAACTACTATCAGAAGGACTGGGCGGACAATTTCATGATGCAGTTGAAAGTGTCGGACCTGGACGCCTGGTGGGAGCTGATCGTGGAGAAAGACCTCGTGGCGCGATACGAGGGAGCCCGCGCCAGGAAGCCCACCGTTTATCCCTGGGGGCTTCGCGAGATCCACCTGATCGATCCGGCGGGCGTGCTCTGGCACATCGCCCAGGATCCCGACTGA
- a CDS encoding sigma-70 family RNA polymerase sigma factor: MTNDLKQHIRVSADRSLSHAERSTAFGKVVAGFQDMAFGYALGLLGERHLAEDAAQEGFIAAWQHIESLREPDSFPAWLRRIIKWQCFRFKRRNNHRFVPMEGDIEATDESPLDRAARRDMSEKVRSAVETLPETLREVTVLRYIGDYSASEIANFMGLKAGTVRKRLFEARNKLKPSLLRTLSSELNGHAPSANDIFGDRVMHWIRPDFTSEQGHFMDGNPNKVWDMLLAAAEGDLAGIRSLLREDPGLANCNWAYYQPLHFAVREGHTEAVRLLLEHGADPSSASGLDYHVPPLERARDRGYDEIAGLLTDAIASRYNAPPVGERACEVVRQGDLEEARALFEASPELINASDERGNRPLHEAVEEHNLEMTALLLDMGAEPDPVRWDGSKPLHVAVFRARKSRGGLNPLLTGYLIARGANYSMTVACALGDERRVGALLAQDRNLANDQDTCGHSPLFSAASQGYTDIVQLLLDHGADPNAPEHNAPRGHALYEAVAGNHLETAKLLLAHGADPNAPVESSGVPLSQALGQGKNEEMVNLLYQHGATADISMYVLLDNIPVVGELLGADPGLANYGGDYGVLCMAAGFARREIIEMLLRAGAELNRPWYANNYMGYAFRRRKGWHLDGRALTPNDDILDMLNLFFDHGADPNNANWHGVTYLHKLAVIGDVEKSALLLDRGASIEAVDDEWRSTPLGWAARWGNRELAAFLLERGADPRGGGAEWATPLARAEKAGHQDIVEMLK, translated from the coding sequence ATGACCAACGACCTCAAACAACACATTCGGGTTTCAGCCGATCGGTCTTTATCTCATGCGGAACGCAGTACCGCTTTCGGCAAGGTGGTGGCCGGTTTCCAGGACATGGCCTTCGGCTACGCACTGGGCCTTCTGGGCGAACGGCACCTGGCGGAAGATGCCGCGCAGGAAGGATTCATCGCTGCATGGCAGCACATCGAGTCGCTTCGCGAGCCGGATTCATTCCCAGCCTGGCTGAGGCGGATCATAAAGTGGCAGTGTTTCCGGTTCAAGAGACGTAACAATCACCGTTTCGTACCCATGGAAGGTGACATCGAGGCGACGGATGAAAGTCCCCTGGACCGGGCAGCACGCAGGGACATGAGCGAAAAAGTCCGCAGCGCGGTGGAAACATTGCCGGAAACACTAAGGGAAGTAACTGTACTGCGGTATATTGGAGACTATTCGGCATCTGAAATCGCAAATTTCATGGGATTGAAAGCGGGAACGGTACGCAAAAGGCTGTTCGAAGCACGGAACAAGCTGAAGCCGAGTCTGCTTCGCACTTTATCAAGCGAACTGAACGGTCACGCGCCGTCTGCAAACGATATCTTCGGAGACCGAGTCATGCATTGGATACGACCCGATTTCACGAGCGAGCAAGGCCATTTCATGGATGGCAACCCGAACAAGGTCTGGGACATGCTGCTGGCCGCGGCGGAAGGGGATCTTGCCGGTATCAGGTCGTTGCTGCGGGAAGACCCCGGCCTGGCCAATTGCAACTGGGCGTATTACCAGCCCCTGCACTTCGCCGTCCGGGAAGGTCACACGGAGGCGGTCCGCCTGTTGCTCGAACACGGTGCGGATCCTTCGTCGGCATCGGGACTCGATTATCACGTGCCGCCGCTCGAACGGGCCAGGGACCGTGGGTACGACGAGATCGCCGGACTCCTGACGGACGCCATCGCTTCCAGGTACAACGCGCCGCCCGTGGGCGAACGTGCCTGCGAAGTGGTCCGTCAAGGCGATCTGGAGGAAGCCCGTGCGTTGTTCGAGGCTTCTCCCGAGTTGATCAACGCCTCGGACGAACGCGGCAACCGTCCCCTCCACGAGGCCGTGGAAGAACACAACCTGGAAATGACGGCTTTGCTGCTGGACATGGGGGCCGAACCGGATCCGGTCAGGTGGGATGGAAGCAAACCGCTGCATGTGGCCGTGTTTCGCGCGCGCAAGTCAAGGGGAGGCCTGAATCCGTTGCTGACCGGATATCTGATCGCAAGAGGAGCGAACTACAGCATGACGGTCGCATGCGCCCTGGGGGACGAACGGCGCGTTGGAGCACTCCTGGCACAAGACCGAAACCTGGCCAACGACCAGGATACCTGTGGACACTCCCCGCTGTTCAGCGCGGCGTCACAGGGATACACCGACATCGTGCAGCTTCTGCTGGACCACGGCGCCGATCCCAACGCACCGGAACACAACGCGCCCAGGGGACACGCGCTGTACGAAGCCGTGGCCGGCAATCACCTGGAAACGGCGAAACTGCTGCTCGCTCACGGCGCCGATCCCAACGCCCCGGTGGAATCCAGCGGTGTGCCCCTTTCACAGGCCCTCGGCCAGGGAAAAAACGAGGAGATGGTAAACCTTCTCTATCAGCACGGGGCTACGGCCGACATCAGCATGTACGTGCTGCTGGACAATATCCCCGTGGTCGGCGAACTCCTCGGCGCGGACCCCGGTCTGGCCAATTACGGCGGCGATTACGGGGTGCTTTGCATGGCGGCCGGCTTCGCGCGCAGGGAGATCATCGAAATGCTACTCCGGGCGGGAGCGGAACTGAACCGGCCCTGGTACGCCAACAACTACATGGGGTATGCGTTCCGCCGGCGCAAGGGCTGGCACCTGGACGGGCGCGCCCTGACTCCCAACGACGATATCCTCGACATGCTGAACCTTTTCTTCGATCACGGGGCCGATCCCAACAACGCCAACTGGCACGGCGTCACCTACCTGCACAAACTGGCGGTGATCGGCGACGTGGAGAAATCCGCCCTGCTGCTGGACCGGGGCGCATCCATCGAGGCCGTGGACGACGAGTGGCGCTCCACCCCGCTGGGATGGGCCGCGCGCTGGGGAAACCGGGAACTTGCAGCGTTCCTGCTGGAGCGGGGTGCGGATCCCCGGGGCGGCGGCGCGGAATGGGCGACACCCCTTGCCCGGGCGGAGAAGGCCGGGCACCAGGATATCGTCGAGATGTTGAAATAG